GACGAGCCATTGGCCAAAAGGTTTGGAAATTGTGCCGGAAGTACAACTGGCTCGGTCAGCGTTCCATCGTAATTGTCGCGAAAATCGACCGCGTTTTCATTGAGGCCTTCCAGCAGAGCCTCGGCCACGATGGTCAGCCGCGCTTCTGTGTAGCGGCTGGCGGCGGGATTGTCCCCGTCGATGTTGCCAAAGTTACCTTGGCCATCGACCAGCGGGTAGCGCACGTTGAAATCCTGCGCCAGACGCGCCATCGCGTCATAGATCGCAGCATCACCATGGGGGTGGTAGTTGCCCATTACGTCGCCAGAGATCTTGGCCGACTTCCGGAATCCTCCGTTCGCGGCCAGCCTGAGTTCGCGCATTGCATAGAGAATCCGCCGATGTACAGGCTTCAAGCCGTCCCGCGCATCGGGCAGCGCGCGATGCATGATCGTCGACAGCGCGTAGGTCAGATAGCGCTCGCCAATCGCCCGGCGTAGCGGTTCTGCAACAGAGCCGTCTCCGCCACCGGAGCCTATGTTGGGGTCATCGACCAAATCACTCATAGATGATGTGATACTCGCGCCGGATAGGGGCGTAAAGCACCTCTTCGGGAAAATCCGAAAGGTTTTCCCATGATGCCATTTCCCGAATCGTGTAGATTGCCAGAGGGAAGTCTGCTGCCAATCGTACAGGGGTTCGCGCTATGTGGCGCTTTATGTTGATCACATTCGGGTTTTTGGGTTTTGCTTTTTACGAGCTTAGCGGTGGTGCGGATTACAAACCTCACGCCAATTCCATCCAAGCACGCGCGGCGCAACCACAGCCGGTGAACGTGGCCGAACTTGCGCCTGTCGAAAAATCATCCATTGAAGATCTGGCCCAGGCCGCACCTGCCGCCGCACCGGCTGAAAGATTGGGGATCACTCTGGCGTCTATTCAGGTGGATGAGGCGCTCTATCCCAATCAGACCGAGGCCAAGTCAGAGCGCGTGACAGCAAGTGACGCGACACTCGACATCGCAGAACAGCAGGCCATTGAAGCCGCCGAAGACGACGTGCGCAAAGTCTGGCCTGGCGCGATAGAACTCTTTCAGTTGCAAGAGGCAAAGCGTGTGCAGCAGACGGAATCGATCAAGGCGCTTAAGCAGGATGAAGAAGCGGCGAGCTATGATGTCCGCTTCGTGACGGGCAATGTGGTCAACATGCGAGACGGCCCGGGCACCGAGTTCGAACCTGTCGGTCAATTGACGCAGGGCACGGAGGTGGCTGTGCTGAACTCTTCTGGCAACGGTTGGGTCATGCTCCGTGTCATGACAACTGGGCAGGAAGGCTGGATGGCCGACTGGCTTGTGAGTACGGCAAACTGATTGCATCAAGCGCACGCGCGGTCCAGTGTGCAGCGCATGAGCGAAAGAACCATTCTTATCACGGGCTGTTCTTCCGGTATCGGCTATGATGGCGCGATTGGTCTGCGCGAGCGTGGCTGGCGTGTTTTCGCGTCTTGCCGCAAACCAGAAGACTGTGAACGTATGCGCAGCGAGGGCTTTGAGAGCCCGCTGATCGACTACCAAAGCCCCGAAACCATAGCCACCGGGCTAGCAGAAGTACTGGAAGCAACAGACGGGCGCTTGGATGCGCTATTCAATAACGGCGCATTTGCCTGTCCTGGGCTTGTTGAAGATCTACCAACAGACGCCTTGCGCGCGATTTTCGAGGCCAATTTCTTTGGCTGGCATGACCTGACGCGTTACGTGCTGCCCGTGATGCGGGCGCAGGGCCATGGGCGGATCATTCAAAATTCATCCGTTTTAGGGTTTGTCACCCTGCCATGGCGCGGGGCCTACAACGCCACCAAACATGCGCTCGAAGGACTGACCGACACCATGCGCATCGAAATGCGCGGCACGGAGATCCATGTTATCTTGATCGAACCAGGTCCAGTCACATCCAAAATTCGAGAAAACGCCATTCCGCATTTTGAGCGTTGGATTGACTGGGAAAACTCAGCGCGCACAGGCGACTACGTTGCACTGCACAATCGACTCTACAAATCCTCAGGACCGGACCCGTTTGAACTTCCAGCCTCCTCAGTGACCAAAAAACTCATTCACGCTTTGGAATCTCGCCGCCCGAAACCGCGCTACTATGTGACCACACCAACATATCTGATGGGCACCTTCCGGCGCCTGCTGCCCACACGCGCGCTTGATTGGGTTTTGTCGAAAAACTAGGCCGAGCCACCTGCGTCATGATTTCCCGTTCGCTTTTTCCGCCACACGGTCTAAGTGACCCGTCACGGGACAAGTGGATAACCTCACATGCTAAAAGACCCTCTTTTCATTTTGGCCGCGCTGGCCTGCGGTGTTGTCGCCGTCATCCTGATCAAGGGCATCAGCACCTTTGGCAAGGAAGGCGTAGAGAACGCCAAACGCGCAAACAAGTTCATGCAATACCGGATCATTGCACAATTCGTTGCGGTGCTGCTGATATTGCTGTTTGTCTATGTGCGTCGGCAGGCGGGAGGCGAATAAATGGTTGTACTCAACAAAATCTACACAAAAACCGGCGATGCCGGAGAAACCGCGCTGGGCAATGGCGCGCGCGTTGCAAAGCATTCCATGCGTGTGACAGCATACGGCACAGTGGATGAGGTCAATGCAACAGTTGGCCTCGCCCGCCTGCACGCCGACGGCGAGACGGACGAGGCGCTCGCCCGCATTCAGAATGATCTTTTCGATCTCGGCGCCGACTTGTGTCGTCCCGACATGGAGATGGACGGCGAAGTGGAGTACCCTCCCCTGCGCATGGCCGACAGCCAGGTTGAACGCCTGGAGGCGGAAATCGACGACATGAACGAAGCACTGGAACCCTTGCGCAGCTTCATTCTTCCAGGTGGATCAGCGCTCGCGGCGCATTTGCATTTGTGTCGCACTGTCTCTCGCCGATCAGAGCGGCTGGCCGTCGAACTGGCCACGGTAGAGTCCGTCAATCCCGCTGCCGTCAAGTATCTCAACCGCTTGTCAGACTGGTTTTTCGTGGCGGGCCGCATGGCCAATGACGAGGGCAAATCTGATGTGCTCTGGGTGCCCGGCGCGAACCGCTAAAGTCATCAAACTACCGGTCTGTGTTCCTTTTTGGACTTATTTGTCGCAAAAAAGCTTAGCACAGACCGGAAACGCGACGTCGCAAGACGGAAACGTGACGATTTTGCTCTGTTGCGGCGCTAAACAAATCTGTATCAAACGCCTCAGAGGAATTTGCGGAGTCGCGTTGCGCGGCTCTTTGTTGATTTAGGGAGACCATGCAAATGAAGGTGCTCGTGCCTGTCAAACGCGTGATCGACTATAACGTGAAAGTTCGCGTCAAGGCGGACGGATCGGGTGTCGATCTTGCCAATGTCAAAATGTCGATGAACCCGTTCGACGAAATCGCCGTGGAAGAGGCTATTCGCCTGAAAGAAGCGGGCAAGGCAGAAGAAGTGATCGCCGTGTCGATCGGCGTCAAGCAATCCCAGGAAACGCTGCGCACCGCGCTTGCCATGGGTGCGGATCGCGCCATTCTGGTCGAAGCCGCGGATGATGTTCACACCGATATCGAGCCGCTGGCTGTAGCCAAAATCCTCGCCAAGGTGGTCGAAGAAGAACAGCCCGGCCTGGTCATCGCGGGCAAGCAGGCCATCGACAACGACATGAACGCCACCGGGCAGATGCTCTCTGCGTTGCTGGGATGGAGCCAGGGTACATTTGCCTCAGAACTCGACGTGGACGGCGACAGCGCGGTTGTGACCCGCGAAGTGGACGGCGGCCTTCAAACGATCAAAGTCAAAATGCCGACCATCGTGACGGTAGACCTGCGCCTCAACGAACCGCGTTATGCGTCGCTTCCCAACATCATGAAGGCCAAGAAAAAGCCTTTGGATGAGAAGACCGCAGCCGATTACGGTGTAGACGTCTCTCCACGTCTTGAGATTGTGAAAACCGAAGAGCCAGAAGCCCGCAAAGCCGGTGAAATCGTAGGCTCAGTGGACGAACTTGTTGCGAAACTCAAAGAAGCGGGGGCTGTGTAAATGTCTGTACTTCTTCTTGCCGAAGTGAATGATGGCGAATTGGCTCTCGATGCCACCGCCAAAGCCGTGACAGCTGCCAAGCCACTGGGCGACGTGACTGTTCTTGCCGCTGGTGGATCTGCTGCCGCAGCAGGTGAAGCCGCCGCCAAGATCGACGGCGTGTCCAAGGTTCTCGTGGCCGAAGATGCCTCGCTTGGCCATCGTCTTGCGGAATCAACTGCCGCACTGATCGTGTCATTGGCCGATGGTTACGAGCACATCGTCGCTCCAGCAACGACCGATGCGAAAAACGTCATGCCACGGGTCGCCGCGCTCTTGGACACAATGATCATCTCCGACGCCTCCGGCGTTGTTGATGGCAACACGTTCGAGCGCCCGATCTATGCGGGCAACGCCATCCAGACAGTGAAGTCCGCAGATGCGAAAAAGGTCGTAACCTTCCGGACATCGACGTTCGATGCTGCAGGCGACGGCGGTTCCGCAGCGGTTGAAACCATCTCTTCGGCTGACAATCCTGGTCTTTCAGAATGGGTCGAGGACAAAGTGGCCGAATCAGATCGGCCCGAGCTCACCTCTGCAGGTGTCGTTGTCTCCGGCGGTCGCGGTGTCGGCTCGGAAGAGGACTTTGCCCTGATCGAAGGTCTGGCAGACAAGCTCGGCGCGGCCGTCGGTGCCTCACGTGCGGCTGTCGACTCAGGCTTTGCACCAAACGATTGGCAAGTTGGCCAAACCGGTAAGGTGGTTGCGCCTGATCTCTATATCGCCGTCGGGATCTCAGGCGCTATTCAGCACCTCGCGGGGATGAAAGACTCCAAAATCATTGTGGCGATCAACAAGGACGAAGAAGCCCCAATTTTCCAGGTGGCGGATTATGGCCTTGTGGCCGATCTGTTCCAAGCCGTTCCGGAGCTTACCGAAAAGCTCGGCTGATCAAGATCATAAGTCTGTACGGCCCGCGTTCGCGCGGGCCTTTTTTGTTCGAAGCTACGCATTCAGAGCCGCATTTACCGCCGGTAGCAAATAACCAGCCGCTTTTTTATGAGCCCGTTGCCCTGGCAATTCGCGTGCCACTTGCAACTCGTCTGATGACAACACCGGGTCACGCTGCGCCACATCGATTTTATCCGCATGAGCCGACTCTGCGATTTCGTATTCAATGAGGTCTGCAACATGCGGTCTCACTGCGTCCAGCATTGCTCTTGTTACCAATGCGGGATCATAGTGAATGCCAGGCTCATTGCTGTATGTCTCTGGCTTGCGGTCAGAAAACCAAAAAAGCACCACAGGGCTATCGAGCAAGTCCAGGAAAGTTTGCATCCCGTCAACCCAGCAAGACGCCAGTTCGGCATGAACCTGAACAAACCGCTCAGCCGACACGTGTTGTAAATGTTCAAGCAAATGACGCGTAAAATTGAATTCCGTGAAATCCACCTCTGGAAACAGAATTTTGAGAGGATCCTCTGCCTTGAGAAACCGGTCATTTCGACGCGGATGCACTTTGTAGAACTGATTGCTCATGTTCACGGCGCACGGCACCTGCAGCACAACGGCCTGCGCGCGATGCGCCACGTCCAATAAAACCTTGTCGCGCAAAAGAACATCAATTCCCACATTCGGCCAACCGAGGTTCACACAAGGTATGCCCAAGCTGTTTTCCAGCAGTTGCGGAAAGGGATAGGACACAAACCGACCAAAAGTTTCAGTTCCACCCAGACAGGCTATGAAGTCTCGTCTGAGATTTTGCGGCGGCCCGCGAAATGTTAATTTTGAACCGGGGTACTGACACGTCGCATACGCCGTACCGCGGTGTTCCAAGGAATGAACACTCATATCACCCACCAAATTTTTCTCACCCAAGCAACAGATTTATGCCAAGAGGTTTGAGAAACCCTTAAACACACATTTCAATGCAAAATTGATTTGAACCGGCCCTTGCAGCCCACAACGTGCCCTGCGTATCCTGAACAGGTCATTTCAAAAGGGGCAGCTCGATGGAAATCCGCAAAGTCGGGATCGTAGGCGCAGGACAGATGGGCAATGGCATTGCGCATGTCATCGCCGCCGCTGGTTATGATGTGCTGTTTAATGACATCAGTCAGGACGCCCTCGACAAGGCCATTTTGATCATCGATGGCAATATGGAACGCCAGGTCTCCAAGGGAAAAATGGACGCCAGCGCCAAGGCTGATGCGCTGTCGCGTATTCAAACCACATTGTCTCTGCCTGAGTTGGGTCAAGCTGACCTGATCATCGAATCTGCGACCGAACGAGAGACCGTCAAGCAAGCCATCTTTGAAGACCTCTTGCCGCATCTAGAGCCGCATACGATCCTGACGTCGAACACCTCGTCGATCTCGATCACCCGCCTGGCCAGCCGCACGGACCGGCCGGAAAAATTCATGGGATTTCACTTTATGAACCCCGTGCCAATCATGCAGCTGGTCGAACTGATTCGTGGAATTGCCACGGATCAGCCAACGTATGACGCCTGCTTTTCAGTGGTTGAAAGGCTTGGAAAAACCGCCGCCAGTTCAGAAGATTTTCCAGCCTTCATCGTCAACCGGATCCTGATGCCGATGATCAACGAGGCTGTTTACACTTTGTACGAGGGTGTTGGCAGCGTGACGTCCATCGACACCTCCATGAAGCTGGGCACCAACCATCCGATGGGTCCCCTGGAGCTTGCAGATTTCATCGGGCTGGATACCTGTCTAGCCATTATGAATGTGCTGCATGATGGGCTGGCGGATACCAAGTATCGCCCCTGCCCGCTTTTGACGAAATATGTCGAAGCCGGGTGGCTGGGGCGGAAAACCGGTCGCGGGTTTTATGACTATCGTGAAGAAGTGCCGGTACCCACGCGCTAAGGCGTGTCGCGAAGTTCTGTGACTCAAGTTAATCTCAAAACGCTTTAGTGCTCGCCGAGACCAAGAGTATGATCGCGCAGCCACGCCATAAATCCGCGTGGATCAGATTCAAGAAGCTTCATCCGCTCCTCGTCAATCGGCGCACCAACAACAGGATTTTGCGGTTTGTTGCAGCTCTTGACCACTTCATGGAGCAGGAAGCTTTGCCGAAGCGTCGCCGATATCCTATTCGCAACCTGATACACACGGCTGTTAGCACCTGGAAAAAAGATCGGAACAACCCGAGCGCCTGAGCGTCTGATCATCTGTGCGGTAAACACAGCCCATTCGCGTTCTATTGCGGGCCCGAACATAGAGTCGCTCGACGCCACGACACCAGAAGGGAAAACGCTGATGACCCCACCTTCCTTCAAGTGTGCCATGGCTTTGGCCCGCATCTCTACCGATTTTCGCTGCGCGTCCGGTTCATGCGGGAAGGGCACAGAAATCATATAAGATGCCGCAACCTCGTCGATGCCGGTCAACAGGGCGCGTGTCAGGATCTTGTAGTCCGTGCGCCTACGCCCAATCAGGTCCGCCAAAATCATTCCATCGACCAACCCGTGCGGGTGGTTCGCCACGATCACAACCGGTCCGGTTTTAGGAATTTGGTCAATCTGGTCCTGCGGCGTCAAAAGATCGATGCCCATCGTCCCCAAAGCCGCACGCCAAAACGGTTGACCGGTCGGCGCGCCTTTGCGTTCGAACTCGCGGATCATACGCAAAATCGTCAGTTTGCCCGTGAACCATTCGATTGCGCGGATTGTAAATGCAGTCAGAGGTGCATCAAACGAGTTGGCATAGGTCAGGCTGCGCCGGTCATACTTGGTCGGCGACACCGGGCCGGTCACTTGACCGCCAATTTGATCCTGAGCGCGTTCCACCACGTGGTCTGATCCTGTCCCGTTGCGCCCTGCGCGCGCCTACATCTTTTCACCAAACCTGTCTGCGACAAGGGCCTGCACCGCATCAAGCAGATCAGCGGCATCAGTTCCCCAAGCACGCACGTCAATAGTCTTTCCTTTAGAGGCTGCCAACATCAAAAGGCCCATAATGCTGTCCGCACCGGTTGTTTGCCCATCATGCGATACTTCTGCCGAGGCGTCGAAGCCTTCAGCAGTTTCGACAAGTTTAGCCGCCGCGCGCGCGTGCAGGCCCTTTACATTGACGATCTTCATTTGCCGCGTGAGAGAGTCATTCATGGAGCTTTCGGTCTTTCTTGTTCAGGTGTCCTGGTCCGGATCGATGGACTCGTCCGCGCCTGTGTCAGAGCCTTCGGGCGACACGGCATGGCTGTCGATGTACTTTCGACCCGCTGCCAGAGCCGCACGCGCGGCATCGACCACGCTCAGATGGCGGCTTTTGGCTAGCTTGAGCAACATCGGAAGGTTAGCGCCATAGAGGATGCGACGGTTTTCGGGTTGGCATGCTTTGAGCGACAAGTTTGATGGCGACCCGCCAAAAAGGTCCGTCACGATCAGAACGCCATGGCCCATGTCAACGCTGTCTGCCGCCTCACAAATCTCAGCCTGTTTTTCTGTGCGATCGTGATCGCCTTCAATTGAGATGGCCTTGATGTCTTTTTGTACACCACAGACATGCTCGATGGCGCGAAGATACTCTTGCGCTAAACTGCCATGCGCCACGATAACTACACCGATCAACGCTGCGTTTCCTTTTCGCCAAAATAGTCCCCAGACGTAGCCAACGCCGGTCTGTCCCGGCGTTCCAGCTCACGGTGACGTATAGACACCTGCCAAGCGCTCTCTGCAAGAGCATGAGCCAATGTTTCTGCTATCGTGACGCTACGGTGCTGTCCGCCGGTACAGCCAAATCCGATAGACAAATACGCTTTTCCTTCGGCCTGGTAGGCCGGCAGCAACATTTGCGCAAGGTCGATAACCCGTCCGGAAAACTCATCAAACCTGGGGTCACCCTTGACATAATCAGCCACTGCCGGCGCGCGTCCATCCAGGGAACGCAGGCTTTCTTCCCAGTAAGGATTCCGCAAAAACCGGCAGTCGAGCACCATATCAAGTCCACGCGGCAACCCGCGTTTGTAGGAAAAGGACTGCACCGTTACAGCCAGCTGCCCATCGGATTTGGCAGCGAACCAAGACCCCAGCTCGGCCCGCAGGTCATGCGGTGACATCTCGGAGGTATCAATCAGAATATCGGCCCGCGCACGAATGGGGCCCAAAAGGTCAAATTCACGTACGATCCCTTCATCGGGGTTTTCTGCAGGGGCCAGTGGGTGACGGCGACGCGTCTCGGAAAACCGCCGTTGCAAAACGTCCGCTCTGCAATCGAGATAGAGCACTTGAAGCGGCGTGCTTGTGTCATGCGTGCTTTGGTCAATGGCCTCGATCAGCGCATTGGTGGAAAAATCACGATTGCGCACGTCGATTCCAAGCGCCAAAGGTTTGTCCGGACCACCGGCATCCAAAAGGCGCGGCAACAGCGACAAGGGCAAGTTGTCAATAGCCTCATACCCCATGTCCTCCAACGCACGGATGGCCGTGCTGCGCCCGGCACCGGAAGGACCGGTCACCAAGACGGATCTCTGGCGCAGTGTCTGATCCGGTCGCTCGTCTGACATGTTGTACCTTTCCAAAGTGTTCCACGATTAATCTCACTCGCAGATGAACGCGGAACACTTCAAGCCAATCGTCCATGTCTTAGATATAGCAAGATCGCCGCGGGAAAATGGGGATATGCCAATTTTCCAACAACAGGCAGAGTGACATCAAGCAAACGTGTTGTGCGCAATGGCGGCAATCGCTCAGTTTCTATCGCGTCACAATCAACCACAAGGCTCACTGGTTGTGGACCTGCGGCAGAGGCGCGGAGGATACCAACACCGCGCGCTTCTATCTGGCCCAAGATTGAATTTGGCACAGTTGCCATGACCCCTCCATCCTGCACCCAGATTTGTGTCCGGTCATCGGCAACGAGATCAGCTCCATAGGCCAACAATTGCAACGCAAGGCTGGACTTTCCGCTGCCCGACGCGCCGCGGATCAAGACCGCCTGACCACCAGACGCAACCGTGGTGGCGTGCAGCAATGTCGAATTTCGTGGGGGTTGAGGCGACGGCATACCGGCCTCAGACCGGCAGGCCGACCACAAAACGAGCGCCCAGAGGATCAGAGGTGATATCGGAATCCGTAGGGCGAATATTCTCGGCCCAGATCACACCATCATGCGCCTCGACGATCTGCTTCGAAATCGAAAGGCCAAGCCCGGAATTGTTGCCGAAATCATTCTCAGCACGCTCTGAGTAAAACCTTTGAAAAATCTTGGTCAAAGCCTGCTCAGGAATGCCCGGACCAGTGTCTTCGACCACAACCACAACCCGGTTTTCCCGCTTGCGGGTCCAAACACGAATGGCATCACCTTCTTCGCAGAACGAGATCGCATTGCTGATCAGGTTAACAAACACCTGCGC
This DNA window, taken from Roseovarius sp. S88, encodes the following:
- a CDS encoding electron transfer flavoprotein subunit alpha/FixB family protein, which codes for MSVLLLAEVNDGELALDATAKAVTAAKPLGDVTVLAAGGSAAAAGEAAAKIDGVSKVLVAEDASLGHRLAESTAALIVSLADGYEHIVAPATTDAKNVMPRVAALLDTMIISDASGVVDGNTFERPIYAGNAIQTVKSADAKKVVTFRTSTFDAAGDGGSAAVETISSADNPGLSEWVEDKVAESDRPELTSAGVVVSGGRGVGSEEDFALIEGLADKLGAAVGASRAAVDSGFAPNDWQVGQTGKVVAPDLYIAVGISGAIQHLAGMKDSKIIVAINKDEEAPIFQVADYGLVADLFQAVPELTEKLG
- a CDS encoding twin transmembrane helix small protein, which translates into the protein MLKDPLFILAALACGVVAVILIKGISTFGKEGVENAKRANKFMQYRIIAQFVAVLLILLFVYVRRQAGGE
- a CDS encoding PTS sugar transporter subunit IIA, translating into MIGVVIVAHGSLAQEYLRAIEHVCGVQKDIKAISIEGDHDRTEKQAEICEAADSVDMGHGVLIVTDLFGGSPSNLSLKACQPENRRILYGANLPMLLKLAKSRHLSVVDAARAALAAGRKYIDSHAVSPEGSDTGADESIDPDQDT
- a CDS encoding SH3 domain-containing protein, whose translation is MLITFGFLGFAFYELSGGADYKPHANSIQARAAQPQPVNVAELAPVEKSSIEDLAQAAPAAAPAERLGITLASIQVDEALYPNQTEAKSERVTASDATLDIAEQQAIEAAEDDVRKVWPGAIELFQLQEAKRVQQTESIKALKQDEEAASYDVRFVTGNVVNMRDGPGTEFEPVGQLTQGTEVAVLNSSGNGWVMLRVMTTGQEGWMADWLVSTAN
- a CDS encoding lysophospholipid acyltransferase family protein gives rise to the protein MERAQDQIGGQVTGPVSPTKYDRRSLTYANSFDAPLTAFTIRAIEWFTGKLTILRMIREFERKGAPTGQPFWRAALGTMGIDLLTPQDQIDQIPKTGPVVIVANHPHGLVDGMILADLIGRRRTDYKILTRALLTGIDEVAASYMISVPFPHEPDAQRKSVEMRAKAMAHLKEGGVISVFPSGVVASSDSMFGPAIEREWAVFTAQMIRRSGARVVPIFFPGANSRVYQVANRISATLRQSFLLHEVVKSCNKPQNPVVGAPIDEERMKLLESDPRGFMAWLRDHTLGLGEH
- a CDS encoding 3-hydroxybutyryl-CoA dehydrogenase; translated protein: MEIRKVGIVGAGQMGNGIAHVIAAAGYDVLFNDISQDALDKAILIIDGNMERQVSKGKMDASAKADALSRIQTTLSLPELGQADLIIESATERETVKQAIFEDLLPHLEPHTILTSNTSSISITRLASRTDRPEKFMGFHFMNPVPIMQLVELIRGIATDQPTYDACFSVVERLGKTAASSEDFPAFIVNRILMPMINEAVYTLYEGVGSVTSIDTSMKLGTNHPMGPLELADFIGLDTCLAIMNVLHDGLADTKYRPCPLLTKYVEAGWLGRKTGRGFYDYREEVPVPTR
- a CDS encoding electron transfer flavoprotein subunit beta/FixA family protein: MKVLVPVKRVIDYNVKVRVKADGSGVDLANVKMSMNPFDEIAVEEAIRLKEAGKAEEVIAVSIGVKQSQETLRTALAMGADRAILVEAADDVHTDIEPLAVAKILAKVVEEEQPGLVIAGKQAIDNDMNATGQMLSALLGWSQGTFASELDVDGDSAVVTREVDGGLQTIKVKMPTIVTVDLRLNEPRYASLPNIMKAKKKPLDEKTAADYGVDVSPRLEIVKTEEPEARKAGEIVGSVDELVAKLKEAGAV
- a CDS encoding cob(I)yrinic acid a,c-diamide adenosyltransferase, with the protein product MVVLNKIYTKTGDAGETALGNGARVAKHSMRVTAYGTVDEVNATVGLARLHADGETDEALARIQNDLFDLGADLCRPDMEMDGEVEYPPLRMADSQVERLEAEIDDMNEALEPLRSFILPGGSALAAHLHLCRTVSRRSERLAVELATVESVNPAAVKYLNRLSDWFFVAGRMANDEGKSDVLWVPGANR
- a CDS encoding HPr kinase/phosphorylase is translated as MPSPQPPRNSTLLHATTVASGGQAVLIRGASGSGKSSLALQLLAYGADLVADDRTQIWVQDGGVMATVPNSILGQIEARGVGILRASAAGPQPVSLVVDCDAIETERLPPLRTTRLLDVTLPVVGKLAYPHFPAAILLYLRHGRLA
- the rapZ gene encoding RNase adapter RapZ; amino-acid sequence: MSDERPDQTLRQRSVLVTGPSGAGRSTAIRALEDMGYEAIDNLPLSLLPRLLDAGGPDKPLALGIDVRNRDFSTNALIEAIDQSTHDTSTPLQVLYLDCRADVLQRRFSETRRRHPLAPAENPDEGIVREFDLLGPIRARADILIDTSEMSPHDLRAELGSWFAAKSDGQLAVTVQSFSYKRGLPRGLDMVLDCRFLRNPYWEESLRSLDGRAPAVADYVKGDPRFDEFSGRVIDLAQMLLPAYQAEGKAYLSIGFGCTGGQHRSVTIAETLAHALAESAWQVSIRHRELERRDRPALATSGDYFGEKETQR
- a CDS encoding HPr family phosphocarrier protein, translating into MNDSLTRQMKIVNVKGLHARAAAKLVETAEGFDASAEVSHDGQTTGADSIMGLLMLAASKGKTIDVRAWGTDAADLLDAVQALVADRFGEKM
- a CDS encoding DUF6473 family protein; translated protein: MSVHSLEHRGTAYATCQYPGSKLTFRGPPQNLRRDFIACLGGTETFGRFVSYPFPQLLENSLGIPCVNLGWPNVGIDVLLRDKVLLDVAHRAQAVVLQVPCAVNMSNQFYKVHPRRNDRFLKAEDPLKILFPEVDFTEFNFTRHLLEHLQHVSAERFVQVHAELASCWVDGMQTFLDLLDSPVVLFWFSDRKPETYSNEPGIHYDPALVTRAMLDAVRPHVADLIEYEIAESAHADKIDVAQRDPVLSSDELQVARELPGQRAHKKAAGYLLPAVNAALNA
- a CDS encoding SDR family NAD(P)-dependent oxidoreductase, with product MSERTILITGCSSGIGYDGAIGLRERGWRVFASCRKPEDCERMRSEGFESPLIDYQSPETIATGLAEVLEATDGRLDALFNNGAFACPGLVEDLPTDALRAIFEANFFGWHDLTRYVLPVMRAQGHGRIIQNSSVLGFVTLPWRGAYNATKHALEGLTDTMRIEMRGTEIHVILIEPGPVTSKIRENAIPHFERWIDWENSARTGDYVALHNRLYKSSGPDPFELPASSVTKKLIHALESRRPKPRYYVTTPTYLMGTFRRLLPTRALDWVLSKN